A section of the Saccopteryx leptura isolate mSacLep1 chromosome 4, mSacLep1_pri_phased_curated, whole genome shotgun sequence genome encodes:
- the C4H16orf90 gene encoding uncharacterized protein C16orf90 homolog, which produces MEALVYAFSELRLREDAVSWAQRLPSHPDTPSNIYEGGLGAQQQQCPSAQGSKPKNFRLRHLQGLALYLPGHMWPAGQCESHWLGRLMARGRLPWPEGMAWPLDLPQGALNPGNSHCSTLLEAQLPRDSLGSSASSSTMDPTKGAPSKPGTSAGLGFRPKRSWEASEESICPLCKRTRSGALERL; this is translated from the exons ATGGAAGCCTTGGTCTATGCGTTTTCTGAGCTGCGTCTAAGAGAAG ATGCAGTGAGCTGGGCCCAAAGACTCCCCAGTCACCCTGACACACCATCCAACATCTACGAGGGAGGGCTGGGGGCCCAGCAGCAGCAGTGCCCCAGTGCCCAGGGAAGCAAGCCCAAGAACTTCCGGCTACGCCACCTCCAAGGCCTGGCACTCTATTTgccaggccacatgtggcccgctggCCAGTGTGAGAGCCACTGGCTGGGCCGGCTCATGGCTAGGGGCCGCCTCCCATGGCCAGAGGGCATGGCCTGGCCCCTGGACCTGCCACAGGGGGCTTTGAACCCAGGTAACAGCCACTGTTCCACCCTTCTGGAAGCTCAACTGCCCAGGGACAGCCTGGG ttcctcagCTTCCAGTTCCACCATGGATCCAACCAAGGGTGCCCCCTCCAAGCCTGGTACCTCTGCAGGCTTGGGGTTCAGGCCCAAGAGGTCTTGGGAAGCCTCAGAGGAGTCCATCTGTCCTTTGTGCAAGAGAACCCGCTCTGGGGCTCTGGAGAGGTTGTAG